The proteins below come from a single Spirochaetota bacterium genomic window:
- the nadA gene encoding quinolinate synthase NadA, with protein MDIAREIKKLAKDKNAIILAHNYQNDEIQDIADFSGDSLELSQLAAKNDASMIVFCGVHFMAESASILSPKKKVIIPDPTAGCPMADMVEPEDVVALKEKHPGAMVITYINSTAAVKAHSDVICTSSNALKIVERVDADLIIFLPDKNLGSYVQRFTKKKIILWKGFCPTHEKFTREDLVAIREKHPDAVVIVHPECRPEVIDIADEVLSTGQMVTFAKKTDKRKIIVGTEIGMIHKLKSVAPHIEYIPASDSFVCPNMKKITLPVLLEGLQKEQTEVSVAADVRDRAKKALERMLELSY; from the coding sequence TAAAGAAGCTGGCAAAGGATAAGAATGCGATCATTCTTGCCCATAACTACCAGAATGACGAGATCCAGGATATCGCGGATTTCAGCGGCGATTCGCTGGAGCTTTCCCAGCTGGCTGCGAAGAACGACGCTTCCATGATAGTGTTCTGCGGGGTCCATTTCATGGCTGAATCTGCATCCATACTTTCACCGAAGAAAAAGGTCATCATACCAGATCCCACGGCCGGATGTCCCATGGCAGATATGGTGGAACCGGAGGACGTGGTCGCCCTCAAGGAAAAGCATCCCGGCGCCATGGTGATCACCTATATAAATTCTACCGCTGCCGTGAAAGCCCATTCCGACGTAATCTGCACATCATCCAATGCCCTGAAGATCGTTGAACGGGTCGATGCCGACCTGATCATATTCCTTCCCGATAAGAACCTTGGAAGCTATGTGCAGCGTTTTACCAAAAAAAAGATAATTCTCTGGAAGGGCTTTTGTCCCACCCATGAAAAGTTCACCCGCGAAGACCTTGTAGCCATTCGTGAGAAGCATCCTGACGCGGTGGTGATAGTCCATCCCGAGTGCAGGCCTGAAGTGATCGACATAGCCGATGAGGTTCTTTCCACTGGGCAGATGGTAACATTCGCGAAAAAAACAGATAAGAGAAAAATCATAGTCGGAACCGAAATCGGAATGATACACAAGCTGAAAAGCGTCGCGCCCCATATTGAATACATACCGGCATCAGACTCCTTTGTTTGCCCCAATATGAAAAAAATAACCCTGCCGGTACTGTTGGAGGGACTTCAGAAGGAACAAACGGAGGTATCTGTCGCCGCCGACGTACGTGACAGGGCGAAAAAGGCTCTTGAGCGGATGCTCGAGCTATCATATTGA